From the genome of Acropora palmata chromosome 4, jaAcrPala1.3, whole genome shotgun sequence, one region includes:
- the LOC141879546 gene encoding uncharacterized protein LOC141879546 yields MPKHARCAVGFCDNDKRYPDLAYVRSHVNNLTFHKWPVDPKLVEIWRKQVAKTRGDVFNPSPGASGTFVCSNHFPLGRRTPENPKTDYPSIFMTVSDYLQKNSPKKRKANRWQEPGSSKCLLAPKIEECNDDCEGTDEEMETDTDYSVSVPMQFEQLTRELEVKVYTGLPSPETFQFLFDYLSEKARSMQYWRGGKQTTKEAPQPPSPFQLATGFTKGRPGPERKLRLEQEFLLTLMKLRLALLTIDLGFRFHVSATTVSSIFITWIKLMSKELSVLIVWPSRQQVKKTLPCCFRKLYPKVRCIIDCFECFTETPSGLDLAATLWSEYKHHYTFKVLVAITPNGAISCVSSCYGGRASDVFIVRNSGFLNMIEPYDEIMADRGFKIREDLMMHMATLCIPPSCASSMQMLPHDVRETSNIANVRIYVEQAIGRLKVFLLLKNELPISLLPLADDIVRVCCALCNLLPPLCI; encoded by the coding sequence ATGCCAAAACACGCTCGTTGTGCTGTAGGGTTTTGCGATAATGACAAAAGGTATCCTGATCTAGCTTATGTTAGATCCCATGTGAATAACTTGACGTTTCACAAGTGGCCCGTCGATCCAAAACTCGTCGAAATATGGCGAAAGCAAGTAGCGAAGACTCGAGGTGATGTATTCAACCCTTCTCCTGGTGCTAGTGGTACTTTCGTCTGTTCGAATCATTTTCCTCTGGGAAGAAGAACTCCTGAAAACCCTAAAACGGATTATCCGTCGATTTTTATGACTGTCTCCGATTACCTCCAAAAAAATTCGCCTAAGAAAAGGAAAGCGAACAGGTGGCAAGAACCTGGTTCTTCAAAATGCTTGCTCGCGCCCAAAATCGAAGAGTGTAATGATGATTGTGAGGGAACTGATGAAGAGATGGAAACCGATACGGACTACTCCGTTTCAGTTCCTATGCAGTTTGAACAGCTAACAAGAGAACTGGAAGTTAAGGTGTACACAGGTTTGCCCTCACCTgaaacatttcagtttttattcgATTATCTGAGTGAAAAGGCACGGTCAATGCAATATTGGCGGGGTGGAAAGCAGACAACGAAAGAAGCACCTCAACCTCCCTCTCCTTTCCAGTTGGCAACTGGTTTTACCAAAGGAAGACCTGGGCCTGAAAGGAAGCTTAGGCTCGAGCAGGAGTTTTTGTTGACTCTAATGAAACTTAGACTAGCTCTTTTAACTATTGATTTGGGGTTCAGATTCCATGTGTCAGCAACCACTGTCAGTAGTATTTTTATCACTTGGATTAAGCTTATGTCAAAGGAACTGTCAGTCTTAATTGTGTGGCCTAGTCGACAACAGGTCAAGAAGACTCTTCCATGTTGTTTCAGAAAGTTATATCCCAAAGTAAGATGCATTATTGATTGCTTTGAATGCTTCACAGAAACTCCAAGTGGACTGGATTTGGCCGCCACTCTATGGAGTGAATATAAACATCActacacattcaaagtccttGTTGCAATCACTCCAAATGGAGCCATTTCTTGTGTCTCATCATGTTATGGAGGAAGAGCATctgatgttttcattgtgaGAAACAGTGGGTTTTTAAACATGATTGAACCCTACGATGAAATAATGGCTGACAGGGGGTTTAAGATCAGAGAAGACTTGATGATGCACATGGCAACACTATGCATCCCACCAAGTTGTGCATCATCTATGCAAATGTTACCACATGACGTCAGAGAAACATCAAACATAGCAAATGTCAGGATCTATGTGGAGCAAGCCATTGGACGACTGaaagttttccttcttcttaaAAATGAACTCCCTATTTCCCTGCTTCCCCTAGCTGATGATATTGTTCGTGTTTGCTGTGCTCTGTGTAATTTGCTTCCACCACTCTGTATTTAa
- the LOC141880193 gene encoding uncharacterized protein LOC141880193 has product MASNVSELQERDTSRGSSKLQVTILASEWGSSKGGLSTINRELAIQLAKFSCIEVTFFLPKYSDEAKKAAASHNVSILKAVRRPGYHNELDWLSSPPGNLRIDVVVGHGVKLGRQAQFIRESHKCKWVQIVHTDPEELGMFKCYENPISTGERKHHDEVELCQMADFVVGIGPKLAESFRKYLGFCKKHQDVFEFTPGVFDEFSSVQQVPKERKQHSVLVFGRGDAEDFKLKGFDIAATSVAGLPNTILVFLGAPHRKHEEIAECFVNFGIPPNRLRVKSYINSREDLKQLLCQVDLVLMPSRTEGFGLTGLEALSAGLPVLVSKNSGFGAALGSVPCGSLFLVDSEDPHAWTAAIKGIWNKDVKLLLDEIKTVQGFYGKRYNWSKQCRGLIEKMIQLVDGLSPRVSPKAERRNEKNKTSQPAARASFPSHIIEGIRQVYQKCEGVIFPIPWCDRFNFHIEDIFTRLRIVAKERTRGIATTKEVTNMTSIFTPHECCKQPLIVLIEGEPGMGKTTYCQKLVFDWASKQFGEWDKSFPKIDVLLFFRCRQLSSNIWDAIEEQILPDEIKPMEKEMFFQFLKENPSKVLLVLDGLDETESQKLEMFLKLTQRKQLPGCYIVLTSRREAGSKVSPYTDTLLEIVGFTTTDAECYIRKYFQHAEHLAEELISKVKFDEELSELTQNLLNTLLLCVVFEDLEGILPTNRTQLYVEIVLFILRRYESKNGLSNRGKDLLLVYKKELMILGETALYSLRKRELYFDDHKGDIKESLLTKFGFLSIQSGGSKRAACDRYGFFHKSFQEFFSGYFLAFSVIDDVTNSHSLLTDERYMGELFHVLKFMSGIAAMRSEESAVSVVHSIAAIVNEPGCTSYKFALNLSVAHELINECKTLSGDLYTKLVRTLGESLQLIDVVDTPSSFRWGCEFMETFLQALTFNSTVSSLKVFHNYTSDRDKKYFFLAQALRVNSSLSSLDLSDNSISDEGVNSLAQALRVNTSLSSLDLSSNSIGDEGANSLAEALRVNKSLSSLDLSWNSIGAEGANSLAQALRVNKSLSSLNLSLHFFADEGANSLAEALRVNTFLSSLDLHSSSIGDEGANSLAQALSVNKSLFSLDLFCNSIGDEGANSLAEALRVNSSLSSLDLRSNCIGAEGVNSLAQALRVNTSLSFLNLSCNSIDDREQIHLLRPSE; this is encoded by the exons ATGGCATCTAATGTGAGCGAGCTTCAAGAACGTGACACAAGCCGTGGCTCAAGCAAACTTCAAGTCACCATTTTGGCTTCTGAGTGGGGATCCAGTAAAGGAGGGCTCTCCACTATAAACAGAGAGTTGGCCATTCAATTAGccaaattttcttgcattgAAGTTACCTTCTTTTTGCCTAAGTACTCTGACGAGGCCAAGAAAGCAGCTGCTAGCCATAATGTTTCTATTCTTAAGGCAGTGAGACGACCTGGCTACCATAATGAACTGGACTGGCTAAGCTCACCACCAGGGAATTTGAGGATAGATGTGGTTGTTGGTCATGGAGTGAAACTTGGTCGTCAGGCCCAATTTATCCGTGAATCTCACAAGTGCAAGTGGGTTCAAATTGTACACACTGACCCAGAGGAACTTGGAATGTTCAAATGTTATGAGAATCCAATTTCAACAGGAGAACGAAAGCATCACGATGAGGTTGAGCTTTGCCAGATGGCTGATTTTGTCGTCGGCATTGGACCCAAGCTGGCTGAATCTTTTCGCAAGTATCTTGGCTTTTGTAAGAAACACCAAGATGTTTTTGAATTTACTCCTGGTGTTTTTGATGAGTTTTCCAGTGTTCAACAAGTtcccaaagaaagaaaacaacacagtGTTTTGGTGTTTGGTCGTGGAGATGCTGAAGATTTTAAGTTGAAGGGATTTGATATTGCAGCAACATCTGTTGCCGGCTTGCCTAACACtattcttgttttcttggGAGCACCCCACCGAAAACATGAGGAGATTGCCGAatgttttgttaattttgGCATTCCTCCAAACCGTCTGAGAGTAAAGAGTTATATTAATAGCCGAGAAGATCTGAAGCAGTTATTGTGCCAGGTGGATCTTGTGCTGATGCCATCGAGGACAGAAGGGTTTGGCTTGACAGGTCTGGAGGCTCTGTCAGCTGGGCTTCCTGTTCTTGTTAGCAAAAACTCCGGTTTTGGAGCAGCTCTGGGCAGCGTTCCATGTGGGTCTTTGTTTCTCGTTGACTCCGAAGATCCCCATGCATGGACAGCGGCCATCAAAGGCATCTGGAACAAAGACGTAAAGTTACTCCTTGATGAGATTAAGACTGTACAGGGTTTCTATGGTAAAAGGTACAATTGGTCTAAACAGTGCAGAGGTCTTATTGAAAAGATGATTCAGCTTGTTGATG GCCTTTCTCCACGTGTTTCACCCAAAGCTGAAAGAcgaaatgaaaagaataagACTTCACAGCCGGCAG CTCGTGCTTCGTTTCCAAGCCACATCATAGAGGGGATACGACAAGTTTACCAGAAGTGTGAAGGGGTTATTTTTCCAATTCCTTGGTGTGACAGGTTCAATTTCCACATAGAGGACATTTTCACCAGACTTAGGATAGTTGCAAAAGAAAGGACACGCGGAATAGCAACCACAAAGGAAGTCACCAACATGACAAGTATCTTCACACCACACGAGTGTTGCAAACAACCGCTGATTGTGCTGATTGAAGGCGAACCTGGTATGGGAAAGACCACCTATTGCCAAAAACTGGTATTTGACTGGGCAAGCAAACAATTTGGCGAATGGGATAAGTCTTTCCCAAAAATTGATGTCCTCCTGTTCTTCAGATGTCGTCAACTCAGTTCTAACATCTGGGACGCTATTGAGGAACAAATTCTGCCCGATGAAATTAAGCCGATGGAAAAAGAGATGTTTTTCcaattcttgaaagaaaatcccTCCAAGGTGTTGCTCGTGCTCGATGGCTTAGATGAGACAGAGTCACAAAAATTGGAAATGTTCTTGAAACTTACGCAAAGGAAGCAGCTTCCTGGCTGTTACATTGTTCTCACATCTCGCCGTGAAGCAGGAAGTAAAGTGAGTCCGTACACCGACACATTGTTAGAGATTGTGGGATTCACAACAACTGATGCGGAGTGTTACATAAGAAAGTATTTTCAACACGCGGAACACTTGGCAGAAGAacttatttcaaaagttaagtTTGATGAGGAATTGAGCGAACTAACACAAAATCTTTTAAACACCCTCCTGCTCTGTGTTGTCTTTGAGGATTTAGAGGGAATTCTACCAACCAATAGGACGCAGCTTTACGTGGAGATTGTTCTCTTTATTTTAAGACGTTATGAAAGCAAGAACGGCTTATCAAATAGAGGTAAAGACCTTTTATTAGTTTACAAAAAAGAACTGATGATCCTGGGAGAAACTGCACTATATTCTCTGCGTAAACGAGAGCTGTATTTCGATGATCACAAAGGGGATATCAAGGaaagtttgttgacgaagTTTGGCTTTCTCTCGATCCAGTCTGGTGGTAGCAAAAGAGCTGCGTGCGACCGTTACGGGTTTTTCCATAAGAGTtttcaagaattcttttccGGTTACTTCCTTGCCTTTTCTGTTATTGATGATGTAACAAACTCTCACTCATTACTGACCGATGAGCGATACATGGGTGAACTATTTCATGTTCTTAAATTTATGAGTGGAATCGCCGCTATGCGATCCGAGGAAAGTGCAGTGTCAGTTGTACATAGTATTGCTGCGATTGTAAATGAGCCGGGCTGCACATCTTATAAATTCGCTTTGAACTTAAGTGTTGCTCATGAGTTAATTAACGAATGCAAAACTCTTTCAGGAGACCTGTACACAAAATTAGTTCGTACCCTTGGCGAGAGTCTTCAGTTGATTGACGTGGTAGATACGCCTTCCTCCTTTCGATGGGGCTGTGAATTTATGGAGACGTTTTTACAAGCCCTCACCTTTAACTCCACCGTTTCAAGCCTGAAGGTGTTTCACAATTACACTTCTGACAgggacaaaaaatatttttttcttgctcaggccctcagagtaaacagctctctttcttctttggatttgtctGACAATTCAATTAGTGATGAGGGAgtaaattcacttgctcaggcccttagagtaaacacctctctttcttctttggatttgtcttCGAATTCcattggtgatgagggagcaaattcacttgctgaggccctcagagtaaacaagtctctttcttctttggatcTGTCTTGGAATTCCATTGGtgctgagggagcaaattcactcgCTCAagccctcagagtaaacaagtctctttcttctttgaatttgtctCTCCATTTCTTTGCtgatgagggagcaaattcacttgctgaggccctcagagtaaacacctttctttcttctttggatttgcATTCCAGCTCcattggtgatgagggagcaaattcacttgctcaggccctcagtGTAAACAAATCCCTTTTTTCATtggatttgttttgcaattccattggtgatgagggagcaaattcacttgctgaGGCCCTCAGAGTGAActcctctctttcttctttggatttgcGTTCCAATTGCATTGGTGCTGAGGGAgtaaattcacttgctcaggccctcaggGTGAACAcgtctctctcttttttgaatttgtcttGCAATTCTATTGATGATAGGGAGCAGATTCATTTGTTGAGGCcttcagagtaa